GCGATTATGCTTGTTGAATAATGCAAACTTTAAGCATTACAGATTTAAATACACAAATTAAGAGTTTATTGGAAGCGACTTTTGTGCAAGTGCGCGTAAGTGGGGAAGTGAGCAATTTCACAAAGCATACAAGCGGGCATTTATACTTCACTCTAAAAGATAAAAATTCTTCTTTAAAATGTGTGATGTTTCGTGGTAATGCAGCAAAACTTAAGTTTCAAATCACAGAAGGAATGGATTTGACTTTAGAAGGTGTGATAAGTGTTTATGTGCCGCGTGGAGATTATCAACTAAATTGCTTAGATGCTATTCCTAAAGGCATAGGAGCTTTATTGTTAGCCTATGAGCAACTTAAGCAAGAATATGAAAAAAAGGGTTATTTCACAAAGCAAAAGCCTATTCCGAGATTCCCTAAAAAAGTTGCACTACTTACTTCAAGCACTGGAGCCGTACTGCACGATATGCTAAGTATTGCTAAGAAACGATGGAATCTTGTAAGATTTGTGCTATTAGATACGCTTGTGCAAGGCGATGGAGCAAAAGAAAGCATTGCAGCAAATCTTAAAATTGCCGATACCTTAGGTGCAGATTGCATTATTTTAGCGCGCGGGGGTGGAAGTTTAGAGGATTTATGGGCTTTTAATGAACCTATGGTAGCAGAAGCGATTTATCAATCAAATACCCCTATTATTTCAGCCATAGGGCATGAGCCTGATGTGGTGCTTAGTGATTTTGTGGCAGATTTGCGCGCCCCAACACCTTCTGCGGCAATGGAGTTATTACTGCCTGATGAAAAGGAATGGTTAATGCGTTTAGATGCGTTGCAAATAGATTTAGAGAAGCTTTTAATGCGGGCTTTACAAGCAAAATCTAATGCGCTAAAAGCATTTAAAGAAAAGCTTAATTACAATCCATTTTTTATGAAAATTACACAATTCCAAGCGCAATGCCAGCAACAAGAAATATTTTTTACACAAAAAATGGAACACAAGTTAGCTTTATCATCTTTTAAATTACAAGTTCCACAGACGCAAGTCCATCTAAAAATGGAGCAGAAATTAGCTCAACTTCAAGCAAAATTGGGAATTTTAAAAGCACAAATGGAATCCAAAAATCCAGAAAATTATCAAAAAGAAGGTTATGTTTGCGCTTTAAGTGAAGGTAAGAGAATAAAAAAACTTGCGGATTTAAATTTAGATTCCATCATAGAATTACAAGATAAAAGTGCGACAATCAAAGCGCAGATTAAAGAAATGCTTAAATAATATCCAAATAATATAAAAATATAATCCCCAGCACAATACGATAAATTCCAAAAGGGATAAAGTTAAAGCGCGAAACAAAATTTAAAAAAAGCTTAATTGCAAGTAATGCGCTGAAAAATGCTACAACAAATCCTGTCCCTAAAATTAGTGCATTATCTACACTTAAAACTTCGTGATTTTTATAAAGACTATAAGCGCTTGCTAGCACCATTGTAGGCAATGCTAAGAGAAAGGAAAATTCTGTGGCTACCTTACGATTGCAGCCTAAGAGTAATCCTCCAACAATTGTTGCCCCACTGCGTGATGTTCCTGGAATCATCGCTAAGGCTTGAAAGAGTCCTATTAATAAAGCTTGCTTGTAAGAGATTGTATTAACTTCTGTGGTGTGGTGTTCTCTTTCTTTATAAAAAATCTCTAAAATAATAAAAATGATTCCACCTAAAATTAGCATAATTGATACGGTAATAGGGGCAAAAAGTGCTTTAATATAGGAATAAAATAGGAATCCTAAAATCCCAGCAGGTAAAAATCCAATTCCAAGCTTTATCCAAAGTTGCAAGCTGTTTTTAAAAAGTTTTTGCGAGAAAACAAAAATTACAGCTAAAATTGAACCTAGTTGGATCACAACTTCGAAAGTTTTATGGAATGTGTTTTGTGGAATCCCTAATAACTCTGAAGTTAAAATTAAATGTCCGGTTGATGAGATTGGCAGAAATTCTGTTAAGCCTTCTACAATGCCTAAAATAATTGCATAAATAAATTCCATAATCATACGCCCAAATGTGTAAAAATGCCTAAATTGTAGCACAAATCTACTCTTTTTGCCAAATTTTGTAAAACTTTAACAATGCCTTAAAAATAAAATTATAGAATTTAAGATTGCTTTTATTTGGAGTAACAATGTTTAAAAGAATTTTGATTGCAAATCGTGGTGAGATTGCTGTGCGTATTATTAGAGCTTGTAATGATTTAAATATTGAGTCTGTGGCGATTTACTCGCGTGCTGATAGGGATAGTATGCATGTTAAAATGGCAACGCACACTTATGCTATTAGTGAAGATCCTATTAAGGGATATTTAGATCCGGATTTAATTATTCAAGCAGCCAAAGAAATGGAAGCAGAAGCAATTCATCCCGGATATGGGTTTTTAAGTGAAAATGCTTTGTTTGCAAAAAAGGTAAAAGAAGCTGGGCTTGTATGGATTGGGCCAGATAGTGAGGTGATCGCAAAAATGGGGGATAAGAATGCGGCTAGAAATCTAATGATTGCAAATGGGATTCCTGTTGTTCCAGGAACTGAACCGCTTAATGCACTAAGTTTGTATGAGATTCAAAAGATTGCGCGCAAGATTGGCTATCCTGTGATTTTAAAGGCAAGTAGTGGGGGTGGAGGGCTTGGAATCCGTGTTGTGTGGGAAGAAAAAGATTTGGAGAGCGCATTTGAAGCGTGTAAAAGAGAAGCATTGACTTTTTTTAAGAATGAAGATGTTTTTATGGAAAAATACATTCAAAATCCGCGCCACATAGAGTTTCAAATCTTAGCAGATAATTATGGAAATGTGATTCATCTTTTTGAGAGAGATTGCTCTATCCAAAGGCGTCATCAAAAACTTATTGAAATCGCGCCTTGCCCTACAATGAGTACGGATTTAAGGCGTAGAATGGGAAGCGTGGCAGTGGGTGCTGCAAGAGCTGCAAACTACACAAATGCTGGAACGGTGGAATTTTTGGTAGATGATTACAATAATTTTTATTTTATGGAGATGAACACAAGGATTCAAGTAGAACACGGCGTTACAGAAGAGATCACAGGCTTTGATTTGATAGGGCGTCAAATTAGAATTGCAAGTGGGGAGATTTTGGATATTTCACAAAGTGATGTGCATATTCAAGGATTTGCGATTGAAGCTAGGATTAATGCTGAAGATGTGCATAATGACTTTGTTCCAAATCCTGGAACAATCACGGCATATTATCCAGCTTTAGGTCCTTTTGTGCGTGTGGATAGTTATATTTATAAAGATTTTACGATTCCGCCTTT
The Helicobacter winghamensis ATCC BAA-430 DNA segment above includes these coding regions:
- a CDS encoding undecaprenyl-diphosphate phosphatase, coding for MEFIYAIILGIVEGLTEFLPISSTGHLILTSELLGIPQNTFHKTFEVVIQLGSILAVIFVFSQKLFKNSLQLWIKLGIGFLPAGILGFLFYSYIKALFAPITVSIMLILGGIIFIILEIFYKEREHHTTEVNTISYKQALLIGLFQALAMIPGTSRSGATIVGGLLLGCNRKVATEFSFLLALPTMVLASAYSLYKNHEVLSVDNALILGTGFVVAFFSALLAIKLFLNFVSRFNFIPFGIYRIVLGIIFLYYLDII
- the xseA gene encoding exodeoxyribonuclease VII large subunit; this translates as MQTLSITDLNTQIKSLLEATFVQVRVSGEVSNFTKHTSGHLYFTLKDKNSSLKCVMFRGNAAKLKFQITEGMDLTLEGVISVYVPRGDYQLNCLDAIPKGIGALLLAYEQLKQEYEKKGYFTKQKPIPRFPKKVALLTSSTGAVLHDMLSIAKKRWNLVRFVLLDTLVQGDGAKESIAANLKIADTLGADCIILARGGGSLEDLWAFNEPMVAEAIYQSNTPIISAIGHEPDVVLSDFVADLRAPTPSAAMELLLPDEKEWLMRLDALQIDLEKLLMRALQAKSNALKAFKEKLNYNPFFMKITQFQAQCQQQEIFFTQKMEHKLALSSFKLQVPQTQVHLKMEQKLAQLQAKLGILKAQMESKNPENYQKEGYVCALSEGKRIKKLADLNLDSIIELQDKSATIKAQIKEMLK
- a CDS encoding acetyl-CoA carboxylase subunit A, whose translation is MFKRILIANRGEIAVRIIRACNDLNIESVAIYSRADRDSMHVKMATHTYAISEDPIKGYLDPDLIIQAAKEMEAEAIHPGYGFLSENALFAKKVKEAGLVWIGPDSEVIAKMGDKNAARNLMIANGIPVVPGTEPLNALSLYEIQKIARKIGYPVILKASSGGGGLGIRVVWEEKDLESAFEACKREALTFFKNEDVFMEKYIQNPRHIEFQILADNYGNVIHLFERDCSIQRRHQKLIEIAPCPTMSTDLRRRMGSVAVGAARAANYTNAGTVEFLVDDYNNFYFMEMNTRIQVEHGVTEEITGFDLIGRQIRIASGEILDISQSDVHIQGFAIEARINAEDVHNDFVPNPGTITAYYPALGPFVRVDSYIYKDFTIPPFYDSMVAKLIVRATSYDLAVNKLKRALNEFKIRGVKTTIPFLVNICNDKDFRRGNFDTSYLEQKVGQLMPQESSDESDLVAAIAVALAFGLEENVK